In Alistipes ihumii AP11, a genomic segment contains:
- a CDS encoding glycosyltransferase family 2 protein — MTRVKIVILNWNGRDYLERFLPSLVSRTPGAGIVVADNGSTDDSVRFLERRYPQVELLRLDRNYGYAEGYNRALAGLNAEYFVLLNSDVEVTEGWLDPLVRTLDGDGSVAAVSPKIRSFGEPDKFEYAGAAGGFIDFLGYPFCRGRILDSIESDKGQYDDPREVFWASGACMAVRADVFRSLGGFDGDFFAHMEEIDFCWRAQLAGYAVRVEPRSCVLHVGGGTLPNNSPQKIYLNFRNNLCMLFKNLSPLSFWPVLFARMALDGAAALVFLVQGRPDFFRQVFRAHMDFHRRRGSLHRKRRAIQRGRVASSRWIFRGSIVLRHALGRRRFGHMM; from the coding sequence ATGACCCGAGTAAAAATCGTCATACTGAACTGGAACGGGCGCGATTATCTGGAGCGCTTTCTTCCCTCCCTCGTTTCGCGCACGCCGGGCGCGGGGATCGTCGTGGCCGACAACGGCTCGACCGACGATTCGGTCCGTTTCCTCGAGCGTCGTTATCCTCAGGTCGAATTGTTGCGGCTCGACCGCAACTACGGCTATGCGGAGGGATACAACCGGGCGCTCGCCGGGCTGAACGCCGAGTATTTCGTACTGCTCAATTCCGATGTCGAAGTGACCGAGGGGTGGCTCGATCCGCTGGTCCGCACGCTCGACGGCGACGGGTCGGTCGCCGCCGTGTCTCCGAAAATCCGCTCGTTCGGCGAGCCGGACAAGTTCGAGTATGCCGGTGCGGCCGGCGGGTTCATCGATTTTCTGGGCTATCCTTTCTGTCGCGGCCGCATACTCGATTCGATCGAGTCCGACAAGGGACAGTACGACGATCCGCGCGAGGTGTTCTGGGCATCGGGCGCCTGCATGGCCGTCCGAGCCGACGTGTTTCGCTCGCTGGGAGGGTTCGACGGCGATTTCTTCGCCCACATGGAGGAGATCGATTTCTGCTGGAGGGCCCAGCTGGCCGGTTATGCGGTACGGGTCGAGCCCCGTAGTTGCGTGCTGCATGTCGGGGGCGGCACGCTGCCGAACAACAGTCCGCAGAAGATCTATCTGAACTTCCGCAACAATCTGTGCATGCTGTTCAAGAACCTCTCCCCGCTGTCGTTCTGGCCGGTGCTGTTCGCCCGGATGGCGCTCGACGGCGCGGCCGCTCTCGTTTTTCTGGTTCAGGGGCGTCCCGATTTTTTCAGACAGGTATTCCGCGCTCATATGGACTTCCACCGTCGCCGCGGCTCGCTTCATCGGAAGCGGCGCGCGATTCAGCGCGGCCGCGTGGCCAGCTCGCGCTGGATATTCCGCGGCAGCATCGTGTTGCGGCATGCGCTGGGCCGTCGTCGTTTCGGTCATATGATGTGA